One window of Quercus robur chromosome 12, dhQueRobu3.1, whole genome shotgun sequence genomic DNA carries:
- the LOC126708117 gene encoding uncharacterized protein LOC126708117: protein MAYLSEFQVKFPKAAPKPPKGHVRWCPPMGERFKTNYDGAVFSESREVGIGVVVRNAKGKVIAALAEKILYPSSVEVLEALAARRAVKFIVELGIAGSDFKGDSELVCRALRQQGNCVAHALARRAIVSFPLLVWMEHVPSDIDPFVISDILDS, encoded by the exons ATGGCATATCTCTCGGAGTTTCAGGTAAAGTTTCCTAAGGCAGCCCCTAAACCACCTAAGGGCCATGTACGTTGGTGTCCTCCTATGGGTGAGCGGTTTAAGACTAATTATGATGGGGCTGTGTTCTCTGAATCGAGAGAGGTTGGTATAGGGGTGGTGGTTCGGAATGCAAAAGGTAAGGTAATCGCTGCTCTTGCCGAGAAGATTCTGTACCCAAGCTCGGTGGAAGTGCTGGAAGCCTTGGCTGCGAGAAGGGCTGTGAAGTTTATTGTAGAACTAGGCATTGCAGGTTCGGATTTTAAGGGAGACTCGGAGCTAGTGTGTAGAGCTTTGAG GCAGCAGGGCAATTGTGTGGCCCATGCATTGGCTAGGAGAGCAATAGTTTCATTTCCTTTATTAGTTTGGATGGAGCATGTTCCATCCGATATTGATCCGTTTGTCATTTCAGATATTCTGGATAGTTAA